The segment TCGATCCCGTTGTGGCAGTCCTACCTGGACGCCGGGTGGACCGAGCTGACCGACCCGCAGAACGCAGTGGAACTCGCCATCGTGCTGGAGGAACTGGGCCGGGCCACCGACCCGACACCGCTGCTGGCCACGTTGTCCCAGTTCGCGCCACTGGCCGGCGACCGGTATGACGCCGCCAAGGCCGGGGCCGCGGTGTATCAGGGCGTCAGCGCCAACTGGAGCCGGGAGGGCTGGGTGCTGGACGGAACCGACGCGTTCGTCCTGGACGGCGACCGCGCCGAGCAACTTGCGGTGGTCACACCCGCGGGTGTGTTCGTGATCGAGCCGGGCCCGGTGCGCACCCGTCGACGCGATGTGTTCGACCCGGTGCTGCACGTCGCCGAGGTGACCTTCGACCGGGTGCGCGTGCAGGAATCCGATCGCCTCGACCTCGAACCCGCCGCCGCGCTGGCGCTGGTCGAGCGGTCCCGCCACATCGCATTGATGGGGATGGCCATCACGATGGTCGGGGCGTGCCAGCGCATCCTGGATCTTGCGCTCGAACATGCCAAGAGCCGGCACCAGTTCGGGGTGCCGATCGGGTCGTTCCAGGCGCTCCAGCACAAGGCCACCGACATGTACGTGGCGATCGAGCGGGCCCGGGCGCTGTCCTATTTCGCCGCGCTCACCATCGCCGCCGATGACCCGCGCCGCCGGATCGCCGCGGCGATGGCCAAGGCCAGTGCGGGAGAGTGCCAGACGCTGGTATTCCAGCACGGCCTGCAGACCTTCGGAGCCATGGGCTTCACCTGGGAGAACGACCTTCAGTTCGCGCTGAAGCGGGCCAAGGCCGGCGAGCTGCTGCTCGGCGGTGCCGCTGAACACCGCGCCCTCATCGCCGAGGAGTTTGATGCAACTCGAATTTGATCCCGACGTCGAAGACTTCCGCGCCGAGTTCTCGGCCTTTCTCGACGAGCATTTGCCCTCTGCGGCAGACACTCTGGAGCGTCCGCGCTCGGTGTCGCACATGCCGCAATGGGCACGCGACTGGCAACGACTGTTGTTC is part of the Mycobacterium adipatum genome and harbors:
- a CDS encoding acyl-CoA dehydrogenase family protein, with protein sequence MLLEFDSDQRLWQETVRDAVGKQCPASLVRGIAEGRGEEDASIPLWQSYLDAGWTELTDPQNAVELAIVLEELGRATDPTPLLATLSQFAPLAGDRYDAAKAGAAVYQGVSANWSREGWVLDGTDAFVLDGDRAEQLAVVTPAGVFVIEPGPVRTRRRDVFDPVLHVAEVTFDRVRVQESDRLDLEPAAALALVERSRHIALMGMAITMVGACQRILDLALEHAKSRHQFGVPIGSFQALQHKATDMYVAIERARALSYFAALTIAADDPRRRIAAAMAKASAGECQTLVFQHGLQTFGAMGFTWENDLQFALKRAKAGELLLGGAAEHRALIAEEFDATRI